In Dama dama isolate Ldn47 chromosome 20, ASM3311817v1, whole genome shotgun sequence, a single window of DNA contains:
- the MMACHC gene encoding cyanocobalamin reductase / alkylcobalamin dealkylase: protein MEPLVAELKQKIEDTLCPFGFEVYPFQVAWYNALLPPAFHLPLPGPTLAFLVLSTPAMFDRALKPFLQSRHLQPLTDPVDQCVAYHLGRVRESFPELQIEVIADYEVHPNRRPKILAQTAAHVAGAAYYYQRQDVESDPWGTQHIAGVCIHPRFGGWFAIRGVVLLRGIEVPNLPPTKPLDCVPTRADRITLLERFNFHWRDWTYRDAVIPQERYSEEQKVYFSTPPAQRLALLGLPQPSEEPSSPSQELHFTTLLPKKPQNPRRGWLSPTASPPTSPGP, encoded by the exons GTGGCATGGTACAATGCACTCCTGCCTCCAGCCTTCCACCTGCCCCTGCCAGGACCCACACTGGCCTTCCTGGTACTCAGCACACCTGCCATGTTTGACCGGGCCCTCAAGCCCTTCCTGCAGAGCCGCCACCTCCAACCACTGACTGACCCTGTGGACCAGTGTGTGGCCTACCACCTGGGCCGAGTTAGAGAG AGCTTCCCAGAGCTGCAGATAGAAGTCATCGCTGACTATGAGGTACACCCCAACCGTCGCCCCAAGATCCTGGCCCAGACAGCAGCCCATGTAGCAGGGGCTGCTTACTACTACCAACGACAGGATGTGGAGTCTGACCCTTGGGGGACCCAG CACATAGCAGGTGTGTGCATACATCCCAGGTTTGGGGGCTGGTTTGCCATCCGAGGGGTGGTGCTGCTGCGAGGAATAGAGGTGCCGAATCTGCCACCCACAAAGCCCCTTGACTGTGTACCCACAAGAGCTGACCGCATAACCCTGCTTGAACGCTTCAATTTCCATTGGCGTGACTGGACTTACCGGGATGCTGTGATACCTCAGGAGCGCTACTCAGAAGAGCAGAAGGTGTACTTTTCCACTCCTCCTGCCCAACGCTTGGCCTTACTGGGCTTGCCCCAGCCCTCAGAGGAGCCTAGCTCTCCATCCCAAGAGCTTCACTTCACTACACTGTTACCCAAGAAGCCTCAGAATCCCAGGAGAGGCTGGCTCAGCCCCACAGCTTCCCCACCTACATCCCCCGGTCCCTGA